A part of Odontesthes bonariensis isolate fOdoBon6 chromosome 23, fOdoBon6.hap1, whole genome shotgun sequence genomic DNA contains:
- the tha1 gene encoding threonine aldolase 1: protein MYLKTFSKRVLCTFLNHGLVASSKLLSTRDAAATMGLGSARGYYNTGQPKYPGPGGATHVRVVDLRSDTVTKPGPAMRQAIAEAEVGDDVMGEDPTVNELQKLAADMFGMEAALFIPTGTMSNLIAVMVHCRERDAEMIVGDLSHLHIYEQGGSAQLAGVHATTVTTLSDGTFDLDQLESKIRHGYPDPHYPRSRLICVENTHNIQGGRVLPLPFLQEVRALADQYGLSVHMDGARVMNAAVALGVPPSTILQHTHTVSVCLSKGLGAPVGSMLVGPRDFISRAIRCRKVLGGGMRQAGVLAAAGKLSLQDMVGRLEDDHRNAKIFAQALLDCEPSLFSVDMGAVETNILRFSVLDSSLSPREFCARMGQVEEGEEAALGQGIQVLMYPHFGNSIRAVWHLGISPEDTQLAIQKMQFVASQHLREKVKAQ from the exons ATGTATCTGAAAACATTTTCCAAGAGGGTTTTGTGTACATTTCTGAACCACGGACTGGTTGCGTCCAGCAAACTGCTTAGCACACGAGATGCAGCCGCCACTATGGGACTGGGCTCCGCGCGGGGCTACTACAACACCGGGCAGCCCAAATACCCCGGCCCGGGCGGGGCGACCCACGTCCGGGTGGTGGATCTCCGCAGCGACACGGTGACCAAACCCGGGCCGGCGATGCGTCAGGCCATTGCGGAGGCCGAGGTCGGAGATGACGTGATGGGGGAGGACCCGACAGTTAATG AGTTGCAGAAACTTGCAGCTGATATGTTCGGGATGGAGGCCGCCTTGTTCATCCCCACTGGAACCATGAGTAATCTTATCGCAG TGATGGTGCACTGCAGGGAACGGGATGCCGAGATGATTGTAGGCGATCTGTCCCACTTGCACATCTATGAACAAGGAGGCAGCGCGCAG CTGGCTGGTGTCCACGCCACCACCGTGACCACCCTCTCTGATGGGACATTTGACTTGGATCAGCTGGAGTCAAAGATCCGCCACGGCTACCCAGACCCACATTACCCACGCTCACGCCTCATATGTGTggagaacacacacaacatacagGGAGGACGTGTGCTGCCTCTGCCCTTCCTGCAGGAG GTTCGTGCTTTAGCAGATCAGTATGGTCTGTCGGTTCACATGGATGGAGCCAGGGTGATGAACGCTGCTGTGGCCCTGGGGGTGCCTCCATCCACCAtactgcagcacacacacacagtcagtgtCTGCCTCTCCAAG GGTTTGGGTGCTCCTGTGGGTTCCATGCTTGTTGGACCACGTGACTTCATATCCAGAGCTATACGGTGCCGTAAAGTCCTGGGTGGAGGAATGAGGCAGGCTGGTGTTCTCGCTGCGGCTGGAAAACTGTCTTTACAGGACATGGTAGGAAGACTGGAGGACGATCATCGCAATGCAAAAATCTTTGCTCAAG CTCTACTGGACTGTGAGCCTTCTCTGTTTTCGGTGGACATGGGCGCTGTGGAGACCAACATCCTGCGTTTCAGCGTGCTGGATTCCTCTTTGAGTCCCCGTGAGTTCTGTGCTCGCATGGGTCAGGTCGAGGAGGGGGAAGAGGCAGCTCTGGGGCAGGGGATACAAGTCCTCATGTATCCTCACTTTGGGAACTCCATCAGGGCGGTGTGGCATCTTGGGATATCCCCCGAAGACACCCAGCTGGCCATCCAGAAAATGCAATTTGTGGCCTCTCAGCACTTGAGAGAGAAGGTCAAAGCCCAGTGA